A genomic segment from Nitrosopumilus sp. K4 encodes:
- a CDS encoding dual specificity protein phosphatase 23, with product MSKPGNLWRKVHGKITKKPTNFSWLIEEKLAGSGMPTSYDELEWILNQGVKSIVTMTENALPENWVKEIDYLHVPTPDFTAPDMERIDLAVDFIHEQISENQSVMVHCAAGMGRAGTILACYLVKYQNFSAQDAITKVREERPGSIQSEVQELAIGFYEKHVGS from the coding sequence ATGAGCAAGCCAGGTAATCTATGGAGAAAAGTCCACGGAAAAATTACTAAAAAACCAACAAATTTCTCATGGTTAATTGAAGAAAAATTAGCAGGTTCTGGAATGCCTACTAGCTATGATGAATTGGAATGGATTCTAAACCAAGGTGTAAAATCCATTGTAACAATGACAGAAAACGCATTACCAGAAAACTGGGTTAAAGAAATTGATTACTTGCATGTTCCAACTCCTGATTTTACCGCTCCAGATATGGAACGTATTGATTTGGCTGTGGATTTTATACATGAACAAATTTCAGAAAATCAATCTGTAATGGTTCATTGTGCTGCTGGTATGGGGAGAGCAGGAACTATTCTTGCATGTTATTTGGTAAAATATCAAAACTTTTCAGCACAAGATGCAATTACAAAAGTAAGAGAAGAAAGACCCGGTTCAATTCAGTCAGAAGTGCAAGAATTAGCTATTGGGTTTTATGAAAAACATGTGGGAAGCTGA
- a CDS encoding RpoL/Rpb11 RNA polymerase subunit family protein, which produces MQAQVISSEPKEISLSIKETDIGILYIIQHELLKESNIDFAGVIVKHPLTNECWMRISSSTKPLGEIKKATDSAIKMADEFKQLFNSKIQVK; this is translated from the coding sequence ATGCAAGCTCAAGTAATTAGTTCAGAACCAAAAGAAATTAGTCTTTCAATAAAGGAGACTGATATTGGAATCCTTTACATTATTCAGCATGAGCTTCTTAAGGAATCAAATATTGATTTTGCTGGTGTTATTGTTAAACACCCATTGACAAATGAATGCTGGATGCGAATTAGCTCGAGTACTAAACCTCTGGGTGAGATCAAAAAGGCAACAGATTCAGCAATAAAAATGGCAGATGAGTTTAAACAATTATTTAATTCCAAAATTCAGGTAAAATAG
- a CDS encoding transcription factor S translates to MKFCPNCEVKLKKSDSGLQCPKCDYVEGGISKKTKKVIEETESEFNVLAENEGEEALPTIKIECEKCGNDEAVWWMLQTRSADEPTTQFYRCTKCRYTWRNYA, encoded by the coding sequence ATGAAGTTTTGCCCTAACTGTGAGGTCAAATTAAAAAAAAGTGATTCTGGACTTCAATGCCCTAAATGTGATTATGTTGAAGGCGGAATATCTAAAAAAACTAAAAAGGTTATCGAAGAAACAGAATCTGAATTTAATGTATTAGCAGAAAATGAAGGAGAAGAAGCACTACCAACAATTAAAATTGAATGTGAAAAATGTGGAAACGATGAAGCAGTATGGTGGATGTTGCAAACTAGAAGTGCAGATGAACCTACAACCCAATTCTATAGATGTACAAAATGTAGATACACATGGCGTAACTACGCATAA